A window of the Leptospira bourretii genome harbors these coding sequences:
- the flgE gene encoding flagellar hook protein FlgE — protein MMRSLYSGVSGLKNHQVRMDVIGNNISNVNTHGFKTERVTFQDMISQELQGASEPNERIGGTNPKQVGLGSLIAAIDKIMTQGALQTTGKNTDVAVSGEGFFVVKDGDKQFYTRAGAFNVDKNGFYVNPANGLKVQGWNSRLDDSGNKYINSAGSLEDIMIPLYSKEPARATQNVDFQSNLNASVAAVPSDATEEDIQRYINDPDPRQRRGHVTSINVYDELGNTRQMGVEFYKMRENVWKMRFKLEDASQVSVDVSGTGGENTKVSGNQELEVSFTPDGKIISVSDGVDSQTTGKLKADISFRIPGNPTAQKFSLNLGEAGLVGGITQFSSDFTTKAVKQDGYPMGYMESFSIDNTGTVTGVFSNGVRQPLARIALANFTNPAGLNKEGDTMYSYSLNSGDANIGEAGSQGRGKINAGLLEMSNVDLSDQFTDMIVTQRGFQANSRTIVTSDQMIQEVLGLKR, from the coding sequence ATGATGAGATCACTTTACTCCGGAGTTTCCGGATTGAAAAACCACCAAGTAAGAATGGATGTTATTGGTAACAACATCTCCAACGTGAACACACACGGTTTTAAAACGGAGCGAGTTACCTTCCAAGATATGATCTCGCAAGAGTTACAAGGTGCGTCAGAACCAAACGAAAGGATCGGGGGAACTAACCCGAAACAAGTGGGTCTTGGTTCTCTCATTGCTGCTATCGATAAAATTATGACCCAAGGTGCTTTGCAAACCACAGGAAAGAATACCGACGTTGCGGTATCTGGTGAAGGTTTCTTTGTTGTGAAAGATGGAGACAAACAATTTTACACTCGTGCCGGTGCCTTTAACGTAGATAAAAACGGATTTTATGTAAACCCTGCTAATGGTTTGAAAGTCCAAGGTTGGAATTCTCGTTTGGATGATAGTGGAAATAAATACATCAACTCCGCTGGATCTTTGGAAGACATCATGATTCCTCTTTACTCCAAAGAACCTGCTCGTGCGACTCAGAACGTAGATTTTCAATCCAACCTCAATGCTAGTGTTGCTGCAGTTCCTTCAGATGCAACAGAAGAAGACATCCAACGTTATATCAATGATCCAGATCCACGCCAAAGAAGAGGCCATGTAACATCCATTAATGTTTATGATGAACTTGGGAACACTCGCCAAATGGGTGTTGAGTTTTACAAAATGAGAGAGAACGTATGGAAAATGCGTTTCAAATTGGAAGATGCCAGCCAAGTTTCCGTGGATGTAAGCGGAACCGGTGGGGAAAACACAAAAGTTTCTGGTAACCAAGAACTTGAAGTTTCCTTCACACCAGATGGAAAAATCATCTCTGTCTCTGATGGAGTAGATTCCCAAACCACTGGAAAACTAAAGGCGGATATTTCTTTCCGGATTCCTGGAAATCCAACAGCTCAAAAATTCAGTTTGAATTTGGGAGAAGCGGGTCTTGTGGGTGGAATCACTCAGTTCTCTTCTGATTTTACAACGAAAGCTGTAAAACAAGACGGATACCCAATGGGATATATGGAGTCTTTCTCTATTGATAATACAGGGACTGTGACAGGAGTTTTTTCCAATGGAGTGCGCCAGCCACTTGCAAGGATTGCTCTTGCTAACTTTACAAACCCAGCAGGTCTCAATAAAGAAGGGGATACAATGTATAGTTACTCTTTGAACTCAGGCGATGCAAACATCGGGGAAGCAGGAAGCCAAGGACGCGGAAAAATCAACGCAGGCCTTCTTGAGATGTCAAATGTGGATCTTTCTGACCAGTTTACTGATATGATCGTAACCCAAAGGGGATTCCAAGCCAACTCACGAACCATTGTGACATCTGACCAGATGATCCAGGAAGTTCTTGGTCTCAAACGATAA